From the Plectropomus leopardus isolate mb unplaced genomic scaffold, YSFRI_Pleo_2.0 unplaced_scaffold19534, whole genome shotgun sequence genome, one window contains:
- the LOC121965318 gene encoding translation initiation factor eIF-2B subunit alpha-like, whose product CCVTEGRRRPPERHVVVSRQYSDGAAQKILTHSYSRVVLRVLEKAVEEKKRFSVYVTESQPDSAGRQMADALRKLNVPVTVVLDAAVGYVLEKVDLVIVGAEGVVESGGIINKIGTYQMAVCSKAHNKPFYVVAESFKFVRLYPLNQQDVPDKFKYKADTLKTVQNLSEEHPMIDYTPPSLITLLFTDLGVLTPSAVSDELIKLYL is encoded by the exons tgctgcgTGACTGAAGGTCGCCGTCGTCCTCCAGAGAGACACGTAGTTGTGAGTCGGCAGTATTCGGACGGTGCAGCACAG AAAATCCTGACTCACTCGTACTCCCGAGTCGTCCTCCGGGTTCTGGAAAAAGCCGTAGAGGAGAAGAAGCGCTTCTCTGTCTACGTGACCGAATCGCAGCCTGACTCAGCCGG GCGACAGATGGCAGACGCTCTGAGGAAGCTGAACGTCCCTGTGACCGTAGTGCTGGATGCAGCTGTGGG GTACGTTTTGGAGAAAGTAGACCTTGTTATTGTTGGTGCAGAGGGGGTCGTTGAGAGCGGAGGGATCATCAACAAG ATCGGCACTTATCAGATGGCCGTGTGCTCCAAAGCTCACAACAAGCCTTTCTACGTCGTGGCAGAGAGTTTCAAATTTGTCCGTCTCTATCCGCTCAACCAGCAGGACGTGCCTGATAAATTTAAG TACAAAGCCGACACCCTGAAGACGGTACAGAACCTGTCGGAGGAGCATCCGATGATCGACTACACGCCTCCGTCCCTCATCACCCTCCTCTTCACCGACCTGGGAGTCCTCACCCCGTCTGCCGTCAGCGACGAACTCATCAAGCTTTATTTATAA